GTTGCGATCCTGAAAATTCAGCCGTTTGTCGCCACGCTGATCCTGATGGTCGCCGGGCGCGGAGTGGCGCAGTTGATCACCGCCGGGCAAATCGTCACTTTTAACTCGCCGAATCTCTCTTATCTCGGCAGCGGCTCGCTGTTTTTCTTCCCGACGCCGGTGATTATCGTGCTGGCAACGCTTGTGGTCTTCTGGCTATTTACCCGCAAAACGGCGCTTGGCCTGTTTATCGAATCGGTTGGGATAAATATTCGTGCGGCAAAAAATGCCGGGGTGAATACGCGCCTCGTTGTGATGCTGACTTACATGTTAAGCGGCCTGTGCGCGGCGATTGCCGGGATTATTGTTACCGCGGATATTCGCGGGGCCGATGCTAATAACGCCGGATTGTGGCTGGAGCTGGACGCGATTCTGGCGGTGGTGATCGGCGGCGGTTCGCTGATGGGCGGGCGTTTTAACATCGCACTTTCGGTGATTGGCGCGCTGATTATCCAGGGAATGAACACCGGTATTCTGCTTTCCGGTTTCCCACCCGAGCTTAACCAGGTGGTGAAGGCGGTGGTGGTGATGTGCGTGCTGATTGTTCAGTCACCGCGTTTTATTGCTTTGCTCAAAGGACTCCACCGCCATGATCAAACGTAACCTGCCGTTGATGATTACCCTGGCGGTATTTGTGCTGGGGTATCTGTACTGCCTGACGCAATTTCCCGGTTTTGCGTCAACGCGTGTGATTTGCAACATTCTGACGGACAACGCCTTTCTCGGCATTATTGCCGTTGGTATGACTTTTGTGATCCTCTCTGGGGGCATCGATCTTTCCGTCGGATCGGTGATCGCTTTTACCGGCGTTTTCCTTGCCAAAGCGATCGGCTTCTGGGGATTATCGCCGCTGGTCGCCTTCCCGTTGGTGCTGGCGATGGGCTGCGCGTTTGGCGCGTTTATGGGGCTGTTAATCGATGCGCTCAAAATCCCGGCCTTTATTATCACGCTTGCCGGAATGTTCTTTCTGCGCGGGGTGAGTTACCTGGTTTCGGAAGAGTCGATTCCTATTGATCACCCGATTTACGCCACGCTTTCAAACCTTGCCTGGCGCATTCCCGGCGGCGGGCGTTTAAGCGCTATGGGGCTGCTGATGCTCGCCGTGGTCGTGATCGGTATTTTCCTGGCGCACCGCACCCGTTTTGGTAACCAGGTTTACGCGATTGGCGGTAACGCAACCTCGGCAAACCTGATGGGGATTTCAACGCGCAGCACCACAGTGCGCATTTATATGCTCTCAACTGGGCTTGCAACACTCGCCGGCATTGTCTTTTCGGTCTACACCTCCGCCGGTTACGCGCTGGCGGGAATGGGCGTTGAGCTGGATGCGATTGCCTCGGTGGTGATCGGCGGTACGTTACTAAGCGGAGGCGTGGGTACCGTTCTCGGCACGCTGTTTGGCGTGGCAATTCAGGGGCTTATCCAGACGTATATCAACTTCGACGGCACGCTCAGTTCGTGGTGGACGAAAATCGCCATCGGCATTCTGCTGTTTATCTTTATTGCCCTCCAGCGCGGCCTGACGGTGCTGTGGGAAAACCGCCAAAGCTCGCCGGTGAAGCGGATTAAGGTGACGAACACAAGATCCTAAAATGTCCTGAAACGATGATTTAAGTTAAGTCAGATATGTGGTTAATATGAGCACCTTATTAACCACATAAATTAAACGGATTTAATATGGCTAAAGGATACTTTCTTCATATTGGGGATAAAACCACGTGCGGGGGAGAAATTTGCACGGGCAGCGCGACATTACATTTTCAGGGTATGGGTGCTGCACGAGCAGGAGATATTGTTACCTGCGGTAAATTTCCTGGCAAATTCGAAATTGTGGGAGGATTACCAAAGAGACGTAATGGCGGGCAACTATTAGCCGGAACATTACACAGTGTAAGTTCCTGCCCTTGCCGGGCAACATTTATTCCCTCGATTGAAAATGGTTACGAAAAGCGGGCGGTTATTCTTCAGGACACAGACGCATTATTTGGGGAGAGTACAGTTAGTGATGACGAGCCTGAACAATATGCCCAATCAGCCAGACGTCATAAACAATCACAGCATTCAGAACAACCCGCCAGCGAAGATAACGTTGCTCCACAATCCCCAACCCCCGGTAAAAAGAAACGAGAAATTACCCTGACAATTGGCGTGTTCTTTGATGGCACGGGGAATAACTCCATTAACGTGCAGAATATGTTGAAGGCTTGTTCCGGGGAACATTTCAACCTGAACAGTGCGGATGCGCAGTCTATTCTGGCTAAAAGTGCCGAAAGAAATATGGGCGTTTCCGGTATTGGTTTGGGTAGCTATATTGGGTATTACACGAATATTCACTGGTTGAATACTTTGTATAAACAAACTTTTTCTACTGAAAGTGAATATGTACAACGAGCTATGTACATCGAAGGTATTGGGACTGAGGCTGGAAAAGCTGACAGTATGATAGGTAAAGGACTC
This genomic window from Buttiauxella gaviniae contains:
- the yjfF gene encoding galactofuranose ABC transporter, permease protein YjfF; translated protein: MIKRNLPLMITLAVFVLGYLYCLTQFPGFASTRVICNILTDNAFLGIIAVGMTFVILSGGIDLSVGSVIAFTGVFLAKAIGFWGLSPLVAFPLVLAMGCAFGAFMGLLIDALKIPAFIITLAGMFFLRGVSYLVSEESIPIDHPIYATLSNLAWRIPGGGRLSAMGLLMLAVVVIGIFLAHRTRFGNQVYAIGGNATSANLMGISTRSTTVRIYMLSTGLATLAGIVFSVYTSAGYALAGMGVELDAIASVVIGGTLLSGGVGTVLGTLFGVAIQGLIQTYINFDGTLSSWWTKIAIGILLFIFIALQRGLTVLWENRQSSPVKRIKVTNTRS
- the ytfT gene encoding galactofuranose ABC transporter, ATP-binding protein YtfT, which gives rise to MMSRSLPQEDVPKPKRTFRWPPGIPQLVALVLVLLVDSLVANHFFDIVVQNGRLFGSPIDILNRAAPVALLAIGMTLVIATGGIDLSVGAVMAIAGATAATLTVDGHSLTVVILACLGVGVLAGLWNGILVAILKIQPFVATLILMVAGRGVAQLITAGQIVTFNSPNLSYLGSGSLFFFPTPVIIVLATLVVFWLFTRKTALGLFIESVGINIRAAKNAGVNTRLVVMLTYMLSGLCAAIAGIIVTADIRGADANNAGLWLELDAILAVVIGGGSLMGGRFNIALSVIGALIIQGMNTGILLSGFPPELNQVVKAVVVMCVLIVQSPRFIALLKGLHRHDQT